In the Brevundimonas sp. LM2 genome, TGCGCCCAGCCGAACGTCAGCGCCTGCAGGCCTGGTTAGCGGACGACGCCAACGCCCGCGCCTACCAGGCTGTCGACGCTTTATGGTTGGATCTCGATGCAGCCCCGGCTCTCGGTCCCCAAGCGGCGGCCCTGCGCCGCTGGTCGCCTCGCGCCGCGGCCCTGTCGGCGCGTGGCCGCCCCCGCGCGCTCGCCGCTGGCCTCGTCGCCGCCACGGTCGCGGCCGTGGCCTTCGGCCCAGGCCTGGGCCGGGCGCTTCAGACAGACGCCCGGGCTGGCGTCGGCGAACAGCGCACGGTCACCCTGGACGACGGCAGCCGGCTAGTGCTCGACACCGGGGCTGCCGTCGACGTCGTCTACGCCGGCGACCGCCGCGCGGTCCGTCTGCTGTCGGGACGTGCCCTGTTCACCGTCGCCCCCGATCCGTCCCGGCCCTTCGTGGTCAGCGCCAGCGGCGGGACCGTGACCGCTCTGGGCACCGTCTTCGTCGTCCAGACCCGGCCCTTAGCCGACGGCGGCGGCGCGCGGGTCACAGGCGTCGATCACCGCATCCGCGCCGTCGCAGGCGGATCGACCCGCGACCTCGGCCCCGGCCAGACAGTGGCCTGGACCTGGGGCAGGGCGGTCTCTGCGGTCGCGGCCGCGACCGATCCCAATGCCGCCGGCTGGACCGACGGGTCTTTGGAGTTCGAGGGGGAACCCTTGGCCGCCATCGCCGCAGAACTCGACCCCTATGCTCGCGAGCGGTTGATGGTCCTCGGCTCGGCGCGCGAGCTGAAAGTCAGCGGGGTCTTCCGAACCCGGGATCCGCTGGGCGGTTTGATGGCGCTGGACAGAAAGCGCGGCCTGCGGGTCCACCGCCTTCCGGGCCTGGTGGTCGTCCGCGCCGACTGATCAGCCCCGGCTCTTGATCCCCCTGTGTCTCCGGGGCCACGACCGCGCCGGACGGCTCTCCCCACCTCCTGCTTTTGCCGGGCGCGGCGTCATAGGGTGCAGACGGCGGGCCAGGGGGCGCGCCGGCAGCCTTGGGGGATGCCGTCATGATCACCACAGCTTCGCCGCGCGCTTGGCGTGTCGCCGCTCTGGCCTGCGCCAGCAGCTTGGCCCTGCTCGCCGCGGGGGCCGCCGCGCCCGCGATGGCGCAGGCCACGACCGCGCAGGCTCGTGCCTATGCCATCCCTGCCGGACCCTTGGCCCCGGCGTTGAACCGGTTCGCGAATGAGAGCGGCCTGGCGCTGGTGTATCCGGCCGAGCTGGCGAACGGGAAGACGTCACCGGGTGTGTCGGGCTCGGTTTCGCCGGAGACGGCTCTGGGCCGGCTGCTAGCGGGGACGGGGCTGACCTTTCGGTTCAGCGATGCACGGACGGTGGTGATCGAGGCGGTCGTCACCGGGGGCGTGGACGACGAGAGGGTGTTGGGACCGGTGCGGGTAGAGGGGGCGACGGGCGCGGGCTTATCCGGCGCAACCGTGGTCAACGGAACGAACGGTAGCCGGGATACGACGGCGACCGAGGGGACGCAGAGCTATACGTCCAACGCACTCACTGTGGGATCCAAAATTCCGACAACCATCAGAGACTTGCCTCAATCCGTAAGCGTGCTCACCGCGCAGCTGCTGGAAGATCAAAGGATCGTTGACTTCACCGGGGCGTTGGACCGAGCGCCCGGAGTTACGCTTGTTCGGGGAGATACAAGTCTGGAGAACACTTTCTACTCCAGAGGATTTGCGATTACCTCTATTCAGATCGACGGTGGCGCGCCCCTTATCACAGGAATAGGCGCGAACGCCAACTCGACGGGCTTTTTCCCTCAGATTGACCTCTCGCAGTACGACCATGTGGAGCTGTTGCGCGGCGCCGCTGGCGCATTGAACGGCTATGGAAATCCCTCAGGCACAGTCAATCTCGTCCGCAAGAAGCCGCTTCAAAATTATCAGGCTGTGCTGGAGGCCCAGGTTGGCTCGTGGAGCAACTATCGCACGGTTTTGGACGTCACGGGTCCGCTTGCATTCAATGGAGATCTGCGTGGGCGTTTGGTGACGACCTATCAGGATAACGAATACTTTTATGACATTGCATCAGACAACAAAACATTGATTTACGGAATTCTAGAATATGATTTAACGTCAAGAACTCTATTAACGTGGGGCGCTAGCTTTACGCGTCAAGATAGCGTCCCTTGGTATCGGGGCCTTCCACGCTTTCAAAACGGAGACGATCTCGCTTTGCCACGAGAAACTTGTCTTTGCTTTGCCTGGAACCGGTGGGATTTTGATACGACCGAACTGTTTGCATCCCTAGAGCACCAACTGACAGAGAATTGGTCTATAAAAGGATCAGTTACTAATAACAGGCAGTCAAGCCGGCAGAAAGTAGGATATAATTCTCAGCCAGTGAACCCTATAAATCTTACCGGTCCTGTGCTCGCCGGTCAGATGCGGGATTATGATTCCGATCAACTCGCAGCGGAGATTATCGTTAGTGGTAAGTTTACTGTGCTTGGTCAGGTGCAAGAAATCACCGTGGGGGCAAATCGATCCATTGCTGATGGAAGTGGACGGGTCGATTATGGCACCTTGGTAGGTAACACCGCATCTGGTCCATACATTCCTTATCCTGGCGGACCTAGCGGTGTCCCTGGCATCAATGTTTTTGACTTTGATCCCTACGATCCGTTATACACTGAGCCGCGTGGCGCTTTACCTACGACGCGCTACAGGGATTTTGGTCAAGAGCAAACGGGTGTATATCTAAATCTGCGGCTAACGGCTCTAGATCGGTTCCATCTCGTCACGGCCCTTCGATACAGCAGCTTTGAGTTGAACGGCAAGTTTGACACACTATGCACTAGCCTAGCACAGACTGGCTGCACTGGCCGCCAAGTTGGAGAGCCCGCGGGGCCACCCGCAGTCAATCCGACAGTTCAAGAGTATGATAGTGAGGATGTCTCCTGGCCACCGTCAGTCTCGCTACTCTACGACATTAATGATCAACTCACGGCGTACGTCGGTTATACGGATGTCTACATCAGCCAAGGAAATCAACTCGATCGCAATCTGGACGCCGTCGATCCCATTACAGGCTCGAACCTCGAGGTTGGCTTAAAGTGGTTGAGAGAAGATGGAAGGTTGAATGCGACCATCGCTGCCTACAAGATCGAACAAAATGGCTTTGCCGTATTTGACGTCTCAGCGCAGTTGGTTGAGAACGGTGTCACTTATTACGTCGATAACGACGGAAACAGGTACCAGAATGGTCTACTGCCTGGCGGGCAGTTGCGTTGCTGTTTCATTGGCGATCCAGGCAGGACATTTTTCAGTCAAGGGGTAGATTTTGAACTGGGAGGTCAGATTTTTCCTGACCTCGAATTATCGCTTTCATACACGTACAATGAAAACGAGCAACGTGGCAGTTCGTTCGGTACAAATCCACAGACGGGCGCTGGAACGCCATTTGTAAGCCGTCAGCCAGAGCATACCCTGAAAGCGTGGGCGGCTTGGTCTCCAAGAGGACAGTTGGATCGGTTCACTTTTGGCGGAGGCGTTGT is a window encoding:
- a CDS encoding FecR family protein, with product MNSEAPLLDRPELVRPVLMPSRPHPLSATARRARQARRWRVRLDRGDLRPAERQRLQAWLADDANARAYQAVDALWLDLDAAPALGPQAAALRRWSPRAAALSARGRPRALAAGLVAATVAAVAFGPGLGRALQTDARAGVGEQRTVTLDDGSRLVLDTGAAVDVVYAGDRRAVRLLSGRALFTVAPDPSRPFVVSASGGTVTALGTVFVVQTRPLADGGGARVTGVDHRIRAVAGGSTRDLGPGQTVAWTWGRAVSAVAAATDPNAAGWTDGSLEFEGEPLAAIAAELDPYARERLMVLGSARELKVSGVFRTRDPLGGLMALDRKRGLRVHRLPGLVVVRAD
- a CDS encoding TonB-dependent receptor — encoded protein: MITTASPRAWRVAALACASSLALLAAGAAAPAMAQATTAQARAYAIPAGPLAPALNRFANESGLALVYPAELANGKTSPGVSGSVSPETALGRLLAGTGLTFRFSDARTVVIEAVVTGGVDDERVLGPVRVEGATGAGLSGATVVNGTNGSRDTTATEGTQSYTSNALTVGSKIPTTIRDLPQSVSVLTAQLLEDQRIVDFTGALDRAPGVTLVRGDTSLENTFYSRGFAITSIQIDGGAPLITGIGANANSTGFFPQIDLSQYDHVELLRGAAGALNGYGNPSGTVNLVRKKPLQNYQAVLEAQVGSWSNYRTVLDVTGPLAFNGDLRGRLVTTYQDNEYFYDIASDNKTLIYGILEYDLTSRTLLTWGASFTRQDSVPWYRGLPRFQNGDDLALPRETCLCFAWNRWDFDTTELFASLEHQLTENWSIKGSVTNNRQSSRQKVGYNSQPVNPINLTGPVLAGQMRDYDSDQLAAEIIVSGKFTVLGQVQEITVGANRSIADGSGRVDYGTLVGNTASGPYIPYPGGPSGVPGINVFDFDPYDPLYTEPRGALPTTRYRDFGQEQTGVYLNLRLTALDRFHLVTALRYSSFELNGKFDTLCTSLAQTGCTGRQVGEPAGPPAVNPTVQEYDSEDVSWPPSVSLLYDINDQLTAYVGYTDVYISQGNQLDRNLDAVDPITGSNLEVGLKWLREDGRLNATIAAYKIEQNGFAVFDVSAQLVENGVTYYVDNDGNRYQNGLLPGGQLRCCFIGDPGRTFFSQGVDFELGGQIFPDLELSLSYTYNENEQRGSSFGTNPQTGAGTPFVSRQPEHTLKAWAAWSPRGQLDRFTFGGGVVAQSSAYNSGTACVRFSVNFLGVLSCDFAAGGFVPYRYTQSGRAIWSGRVEYDLDDRWSFAVNVNNLTDETYYQTTGAGTGNWYGEPRSFTLSLRAKW